DNA sequence from the Cupriavidus oxalaticus genome:
GTTGGCCGGCACATTGGGCACCGGCATGCCGCCCGCCCAGCGCATGCCATCGACGGTATCGGACAGCAGCGCGCCGCACCGCCCCGAGACCCGCACCGGCAGGATGCGCGCGCTCCAGTCCACCGCGGCGATGCCTTCGCCGTTGTCGGTGGCCGCGCCCAGCACGCTTGCCACGCGCGTGCCGTGCCAGCTGTTGGCCGTGGCTTCGGTGGTCGGCGAGGAACTGCCCGGGCAGGTGAAGCCGGATGGGACGTTGTCGCCGGCATCGGTGGCATCGCCGTCGCGCCCGTCGTTATCGTTGGAGACAGTGGTGCTGCTGATGAAGTCATAGCCCGGCAGCAGCCGCGCGGCCAGGTCGGGATGGGGCAGCGTGCCGGTATCGACCACCGCGATCACGATGCCGCTGCTGCCGCGCGTGCGGTCCCATGCGCGCGGCAGGTTGACGCCGCCGACCGCGGTGCCGGTGCCCATCAGGTACGGCTGGTTGGCGCGGAATTCCGGGTCGTTGGGCAGGGTGTCATGCAGCCGCAGCCAGCGGTCCGGCACGGCGTCGGCCACGCGCGGATCCTGGCGCAGTCGTGCGGCCGCGGCTTCCGGGTCGGTGGCGAGTTCGTCGGGCACCTGCAGCAGGTCCATGTTGCCGCCCATGGGCCGGCGCAGCGTGGCGGCGATGCCGGTGCGCTCGCGCAACTGCTGCAGCCGGCTTGCTGGCTGCGCCGCCTCGGCCGAGGCGGCCGGTGCCTTGCCGGCCGCGTCTGGCGTGACGGTGGGGGCCGTGCCATCGCGCCAGCGCACGATGATCTGGCCAGTATAGGTGGAAGCCGAAGTGGAGGCGCTGGCCGCGAATGCCGCGTTGGTCGGTGCCGCGGCGCACAGTGCGGCGATGGCAACCAGGGATGCCCGCCATCGATAGACCGGGATGCAGCGACGGAACACGGACTGCGCGGGATGCGGCATGTATTCCTCCAGGTGCACTCCGCGCGGCATCGGCCGCGCAAGGGGATGCTATGTAGGGAATACGATCCGCCGCGGTTGTGCAAGGGCTACCGAAGGTTTAGAACCCACCGCTTGCGGACAGGCCCGGGGCGCCGGCTCAGCTCTTGGGCATGTCCCGGCTGGTCGGCATGGTACGGTTGGGCTGGATCATCCGGTCCGGCTCGGCGGTCTCGATACGTGGGGTGGCGCGCAGCGTATCCACTGCCTGGTCGATGGTGGCATCCGCCGATTTGGAGATCGCCGTCACCAGCCAGACCCCGCCCGACATGGGGCGCTTGACCACATAGCGGATCGGGCCCTTGATCTCGGCCAGCAGCTTGCCGGCATCCTCGGACATGTCGACCGCGGGCGGCTTGAACTTGACCATGATGTCGCCCACCGCGCGGTCGTCGGTGATGCTGCCCGGCGGCGGGGCGTAAGGCCCCGACTGCGCCTTGCAGCCGGACAGTGCCAGCAGTGCGGCCGTGGCCGCGGTGGCCAGGGCCAGTACGGCACGCAAGGGGCGGTGGCGGCGGCCTGCCGGCGGCGCGTGGCGGGTCATGGTGGGGCTCCTGTGAAAGTGGGTTCGGTAGGCCGATGCGGGCGCGCGGCGGCAAGCGTCAGCCGGCGGCGCGGCGGCCGCGCCGGCCTTCCTTTGCCGTGCCGCGCAGCGGGGCGCCGGCCTGGGCCTCGGCGCCTTGTGCCAGCATCTCTTCGGCATGCTGCAGCGTGGTCGCGGTGACGGTGGCGCCGCCCAGCATGCGAGCGGTCTCGACCACGCGCCCGGCCGGGTCGAGTACGCGGATACGCGAACGAGTAACCGAGCGCGTGACCGAGCCCTCACCGCCATCGGTGGTTTCCTTGCTGACGAGCAGGTGCGTGCCGGCCTGCGCGGCGACCTGCGGCAAGTGGGTCACGCACAGCACCTGGCGCGCGCGGCCCAGTTCCTGCAGGCGCCGGCCGACCACTTCGGCGACGGCGCCGCCGATGCCGGTGTCGACTTCGTCGAAGATCAGCGTCGGCGTGGGCGAGGCCTCGCTGGTGATGACCGAGATCGCCAGGCTGATGCGCGCCAGTTCGCCGCCGGACGCGACCCGCGCCAGCGGCCGCGCGCTGACGCCGGCATGGCCGGCCACCAGGAACTCGACCTGCTCCAGGCCGTAGCTCTGGCCTTCTTCCAGCGTGTTCAGCGCGGCGACGAAGCTGCCGCCCGCCATCGACAGGCCCTGCATGGCCTCGGTGACCGCGGCCGACAGCGCCTGCGCCGCCTGCGAGCGCGCATGGCTGAGGTGCTGCGCCAGCGTCAGGTAGGCGGCCTTGGCGGCGGCTTCGCGCGCCATCACCTTGTTCAGGTCCTGCGCGGCCTGCAGGTCGTCGAGCTGCTGGCGGCGCGCCAGCAGCTCATCGGGCAGCTGCTCGGGAGGCAGGCGGTACTTGCGCGCGGTGGCGTGCAGCGCGTGCATGCGTTCTTCGACGGCCTGCAGCCGTTCCGGATCCAGCTCGAGCCGGTCGACGTAGCGGGTCAGCGAGTGCGCGGCTTCCTCGGCCTGCACCTGGGCCGGCTCGAGCGCGGCCAGCACGTCGCGCAGCGCCGGGTCGACGTCGGCCAGCTGCTGCAGCCGGTGCACGATCGTGTTCAGCGCCGACAGCACCGAGCCGTCGGCCTCGGACAGCGCGTCCAGCGCCGCGCGGCTGCCGTCGATCAGCCCGGCGGCGTGCGACAGGCGGTTGTACTCGGCCTGGATCTCTTCCCATTCGCCCGGCTGCGGGTTGAGCTTGTCGAGCTCGCCCACCTGCCACTCCAGCCGCTCGCGCTCGAGCTGCATCTCGCGCGACTGGTGCTCGACCGCCTCGCGCTGGCGCACGCAGGCGCGCCACGCGCGCCAGGCCTCGGCCACCGCGCCGGCCTGCTGGGTCAGCCCGGCGTGGGCATCGAACAGCAGGCGCTGGGCATCCGGGCGCAGCAGCAGCTGGTGCGCGTGCTGGCCGTGGATGTCGACCAGCTGGTCGCCCACTTCGCGCAACTGCGCCAGCGTGGCCGCGGCGCCGTTGATAAAGGCCTTGCTGCGGCCGCCGGCATCGACCGTGCGGCGCAGCAGCACCGAGCCGGCGCCGTCGTCATCGTCGCCATCGGCGGCATTGAGCTCGCGCTCGGCCAGCCAGGCGTCGAGCGCCGGGTGGGTCGTGAACGTGGCGCTGATGCTGGCGCGTGGGGCGCCTTCGCGCACGATGCCGGCGTCGGCGCGCTCACCCAGCACCAGGGCCAGGGCGTCGATCAGGATCGACTTGCCGGCGCCGGTCTCGCCGGTGAAGACGGTGAAGCCGGAGGTGAAATCCAGGTCGAGCGAGTCGACGATGACGAAATCGCGGATGGACAGGCTGCGCAGCATCGTGGCGGGAAGTGGGATCGGTCCGGGAGGGCGGGCTGGCGATGGGTCGGGGTGGCTAGCTCGGGCTCTGGGGGCGGCTCAGAGGCGGTTGTCTTCGGACGGGTATTCGTGCCAGTGCAGCTTCTTGCGCAGCGTGGCGTAGTAGTTGTAGCCCACCGGGTGCAGCAGGTTGATGCTCTTCTCCGAGCGCCGCACCACGATGCGGTCGCCGGGCAGCAGCGAGGTCAGCGACTGCATGTCGAAGTTGACGCTGGCGTCGCGCGCGCTGGCGACCTCGATGGTGACCTCCGCATCGTGCGGCAGCACGATCGGCCGGTTCGACAGCGCATGCGGGGCGATCGGCACCAGCACCACGCCCGACAGCGTCGGGTGCAGGATCGGGCCGCCGGCGGACAGCGCGTAGGCGGTCGAGCCGGTCGCGGTCGACACGATCAGGCCGTCCGAACGCTGGTTGTACATGAAGTTGCCGTCCACGGACACGGCCAGCTCGACCATGCCGGAAATGCCCGAGCGGTTCACCACCACGTCGTTCAGCGCCAGCGCGGAAAAAATGATGCTGTCGTCGCGTACCACGCGTGACTCGAGCAGCAGCCGGTTCTCGGCCTCGTAGCGGCCGTCGAGCATGTCGGGCAGCACCGTGTGCACGTCTTCCAGCGCGATGTCGGTCATGAAGCCGAGCCGCCCGTGGTTGACCCCGATCAGCGGCACGTCGTGGCCGGCCAGCTGGCGGGCGATGCCCAGCAGCGTGCCGTCGCCGCCCAGCACCACCGCCACGTCGGCGTGCTGGCCGATTTCCTCGGCCGACAGGGCAGGGTAGGCGGTCAGCCCGGTGGCCAGCGCGGTTTCGCGCTCGAACACCACATCCTGGCCATTGCGCAGGATATAAGAGGCGATCTCCTCCAGCGGTCCTTCGATGCCGGCAGTCGAGTAGCGGCCCACCAGGGCGACGGTGTGGAACGAAGTGCGCAAGGCGCTGGCTCTCTGGGGCGCGGACATGCCGGGATTAGACCATACCGCCGCTGCCGTTGCCAGCAGGCGGCGCCGCCGCAACCCAGGCGGGGCGCCAGAAGGTCTAAAACTTGCGTAAAATCGGGGCATCATGGATGAACGTTCCAAAACGCTGCTCAAGACCCTGATCGAGCGCTACATCGCCGAAGGCCAGCCGGTCGGATCCCGCACCCTGTCGAAGTACTCGGGGCTGGACCTGTCGCCGGCGACCATCCGCAATGTGATGTCCGACCTGGAGGAAATGGGCTTTATCGCCAGCCCGCACACGTCGGCAGGCCGCATCCCGACGCCGCGCGGGTACCGGCTGTTCGTCGATTCCATGCTGACGGCCAAGCCGCTGGAGCGCAACGCCGACCTGGCCGAGCTGACCGGCCAGATCCAGGGCCAGCTCGGCGGCCAGCAGCTCGGGCCGCAGCGCATGATCACGACGGCGGCGCGCACGCTGTCCAACCTGTCGCACTTCGCCGGCGTGGTGATGACGCCCCGGCGTGCGCAGGCGTTCCGGCAGATCGAATTCATGCGCCTGTCCGAGAAGCGCATCCTGCTGATCATCGTCAGTCCCGAGGGCGATGTGCAGAACCGGATCATCCAGACCGAACTGGCATACACCCCGGCCCAGCTGATCGAGGCGGCCAACTACTTCAACTCGCACTACGCCGGCATGAGCTTCGACGCCGTGCGCGGCCACCTGCGCGTCGAGCTGCGGGACCTGCGCCGCGACATGTCGCAGCTGATGCAGGCCGCGGTCGAGGCAGGCAGCGTGGCCGAGGACGAGGAAGACGACCACGTCTATATCAGCGGCGAGCGCAAGCTGCTGGAAGTGGAAGACCTGTCTTCCAGCATGGACAAGCTGCGCCGGCTGTTCGACGTGTTCGAGCACAAGACCAGCCTGCTGCAGCTGCTCGACGTTTCCAGCCACGCGCAGGGCGTGCAGATCTTCATCGGCGGTGAAAGCCAGCTGGTGCCGCTGGAAGACATGGCGGTCATCACCGCGCCGTACGAGGTCGACGGGCAGATCGTCGGCACCCTCGGCGTGATCGGCCCGACACGCATGGCGTATGAGCGCGTGATCCCGATCGTCGACATCACCGCGCGGCTGCTGTCCAGCGCGCTGAGCCAGAACCAGTGACGCGGCAGGCTGGCCTGACAAGCTGCCCCATTCCTGCCGAGCGCCGCCTGCGCCGGCGCGCCGCCGTGGCGCGCTCCCGGCCGTGCGCCAACCCGGAAGCGACATGACGTTTTCACCCGAACCGGTCTACCAGCACGGACAGGCGCCGCGCACGGCGATCCTGCTGGTCAACCTGGGTACTCCCGATGCACCCACGCCGAAGGCA
Encoded proteins:
- the hrcA gene encoding heat-inducible transcriptional repressor HrcA, whose protein sequence is MDERSKTLLKTLIERYIAEGQPVGSRTLSKYSGLDLSPATIRNVMSDLEEMGFIASPHTSAGRIPTPRGYRLFVDSMLTAKPLERNADLAELTGQIQGQLGGQQLGPQRMITTAARTLSNLSHFAGVVMTPRRAQAFRQIEFMRLSEKRILLIIVSPEGDVQNRIIQTELAYTPAQLIEAANYFNSHYAGMSFDAVRGHLRVELRDLRRDMSQLMQAAVEAGSVAEDEEDDHVYISGERKLLEVEDLSSSMDKLRRLFDVFEHKTSLLQLLDVSSHAQGVQIFIGGESQLVPLEDMAVITAPYEVDGQIVGTLGVIGPTRMAYERVIPIVDITARLLSSALSQNQ
- a CDS encoding NAD kinase, giving the protein MSAPQRASALRTSFHTVALVGRYSTAGIEGPLEEIASYILRNGQDVVFERETALATGLTAYPALSAEEIGQHADVAVVLGGDGTLLGIARQLAGHDVPLIGVNHGRLGFMTDIALEDVHTVLPDMLDGRYEAENRLLLESRVVRDDSIIFSALALNDVVVNRSGISGMVELAVSVDGNFMYNQRSDGLIVSTATGSTAYALSAGGPILHPTLSGVVLVPIAPHALSNRPIVLPHDAEVTIEVASARDASVNFDMQSLTSLLPGDRIVVRRSEKSINLLHPVGYNYYATLRKKLHWHEYPSEDNRL
- the recN gene encoding DNA repair protein RecN, which gives rise to MLRSLSIRDFVIVDSLDLDFTSGFTVFTGETGAGKSILIDALALVLGERADAGIVREGAPRASISATFTTHPALDAWLAERELNAADGDDDDGAGSVLLRRTVDAGGRSKAFINGAAATLAQLREVGDQLVDIHGQHAHQLLLRPDAQRLLFDAHAGLTQQAGAVAEAWRAWRACVRQREAVEHQSREMQLERERLEWQVGELDKLNPQPGEWEEIQAEYNRLSHAAGLIDGSRAALDALSEADGSVLSALNTIVHRLQQLADVDPALRDVLAALEPAQVQAEEAAHSLTRYVDRLELDPERLQAVEERMHALHATARKYRLPPEQLPDELLARRQQLDDLQAAQDLNKVMAREAAAKAAYLTLAQHLSHARSQAAQALSAAVTEAMQGLSMAGGSFVAALNTLEEGQSYGLEQVEFLVAGHAGVSARPLARVASGGELARISLAISVITSEASPTPTLIFDEVDTGIGGAVAEVVGRRLQELGRARQVLCVTHLPQVAAQAGTHLLVSKETTDGGEGSVTRSVTRSRIRVLDPAGRVVETARMLGGATVTATTLQHAEEMLAQGAEAQAGAPLRGTAKEGRRGRRAAG
- the mprA gene encoding MprA protease, GlyGly-CTERM protein-sorting domain-containing form codes for the protein MPHPAQSVFRRCIPVYRWRASLVAIAALCAAAPTNAAFAASASTSASTYTGQIIVRWRDGTAPTVTPDAAGKAPAASAEAAQPASRLQQLRERTGIAATLRRPMGGNMDLLQVPDELATDPEAAAARLRQDPRVADAVPDRWLRLHDTLPNDPEFRANQPYLMGTGTAVGGVNLPRAWDRTRGSSGIVIAVVDTGTLPHPDLAARLLPGYDFISSTTVSNDNDGRDGDATDAGDNVPSGFTCPGSSSPTTEATANSWHGTRVASVLGAATDNGEGIAAVDWSARILPVRVSGRCGALLSDTVDGMRWAGGMPVPNVPANPTPARVVNISLGGGTCSSIEQQAVNDLNARGVVVVAAAGNNRGAVEAPGDCNGVIAVTAHANDGENATYANVGPQVAISAPGGGCGNSRVQNGACTSTPSVIRTLGNNGETSVGAYTVSSSQGTSFAAPMVSGVVAMMFALNGSLSPAQVTAALKSSARPHPSGTFCTTNPGVCGAGLLDADNALAAAVSAPPAAAAPAPSDDGGGGAVPRWLALALACTGLLGFALRRRA